A genomic region of Desulfomonilaceae bacterium contains the following coding sequences:
- a CDS encoding TM0106 family RecB-like putative nuclease yields the protein MRIIDNNILFSATDLCNFLECEHLTALDKINLTTPLPRTPDTDEAQLFQNKGFEHEQSYLQKLADGGINLMYLSEVGGTLHDKAAATLEAMKTGADIIFQGTLFKNNLYGHPDFLRKAHMPSNLGSFSYEVMDTKLAGNPKTYFIVQLCFYSDLLTDLQGFRPRMTHVILGDKTELNFRVDQFNQYYQTLKERFLDCMSQDVGTYPEANEHCDMCRWRGLCEDQWQKDDHLNQVANITKIQIKKLRSAGIHTLAQLAEHDDHVKIQKLAADTLIKLRHQAYLQTRKRATGANELELLPLDPDGIRGFYRLPKPDPGDLFFDMEGDPLELNGLEYLFGVYYRDGDEPKFQKFWAHNRDEERKAFEAFMDFVAQRLKKYPSAHIYHYASYEESALKRLMCLHGIREAQVDDLLRRRKLVDLYKVVRESVRVSEPRYSIKNLETFYAEKRSGDVKNAMSSIVFYNRWLQTGDKKILDEIAEYNHEDCRSTYLLREWLLTFRPSDLPWMNQTQPGDDKKTRSKSDRQIKLEATLESYRTYLLKDHTINPEDRVFRELVFYLLDFHRRCEKPAWWSIFSRMEMADEDLIDDPECIGGMTLARGRKKLDPNGGGVVYQYPEQEFKLGEGDKCVCAGAFKEEFRIVRIDENERLVQVESDSGEAPPERLSVSTGGPIRTGSLTKAVFRFADSIISGDKRYEALESILNRSIPSITHHSPGQPIVDPQEPDLKEIIEAVAGLRKSYLFIQGPPGTGKTYTGSHIIAELLRRGYRVGVSSNSHKAINNLLKHVELRAEEIGLQFEGLKKSSDNKSSWFQGKFIGDVTSNKEIYESKAHLVAGTAWLFAGMDQNLDFLFVDEAGQVSLANLVAMGLSAKNIVLLGDQMQLGQPIQGTHPGRSGESTLEYLLDGEATIKPDRGVFLDVTWRMRQDVCQFISEAVYDSRLKPEEHNQNQRLLLNSQAHECLKPSGVSFVPIDHDGCSQKSQEEGDLIKEMVASLVRQSYRDRNGNEQPITLENIMVVAPYNMQVNLLKRVLPKGARVGTVDKFQGQESEVVIVSMTTSSGEYLPRRIEFLYSKNRLNVAISRARTLSILVVNPLLLSIRCNTIEQIQLVNTLCWARNYSNSASEVCCVKK from the coding sequence TTGAGAATAATAGACAATAACATCCTGTTTTCCGCCACGGATCTCTGCAATTTTCTTGAATGTGAACATCTGACGGCGCTGGACAAGATTAATCTCACTACACCTCTTCCCCGGACTCCAGATACCGACGAGGCGCAACTATTTCAGAACAAGGGCTTTGAACACGAACAGTCCTACCTGCAAAAACTGGCGGATGGCGGGATAAACCTGATGTACCTGTCGGAAGTTGGGGGAACGCTTCACGACAAGGCTGCGGCCACGCTCGAAGCCATGAAGACGGGAGCCGACATAATCTTTCAGGGAACGCTGTTCAAAAACAACCTATACGGACATCCGGATTTTCTTCGAAAAGCCCATATGCCCTCAAATTTAGGCAGTTTTAGCTATGAGGTCATGGACACGAAACTGGCCGGAAACCCCAAGACATATTTTATCGTTCAATTGTGTTTTTATTCGGACTTGCTGACCGATTTACAGGGTTTCCGACCTCGCATGACTCACGTTATATTGGGGGACAAGACTGAACTCAACTTCAGGGTCGATCAATTCAACCAATACTATCAAACACTCAAGGAACGTTTTCTTGATTGTATGTCTCAGGATGTGGGCACATACCCTGAAGCGAACGAACACTGTGATATGTGCCGATGGCGTGGTCTTTGTGAAGATCAATGGCAAAAGGATGATCACCTCAACCAGGTAGCCAATATTACAAAAATCCAGATAAAGAAATTGCGCTCAGCCGGGATTCACACTCTGGCGCAACTGGCTGAACATGACGACCATGTAAAAATACAAAAGCTGGCTGCAGATACCCTGATTAAGCTTCGTCATCAGGCTTATTTGCAAACCAGGAAGCGAGCCACAGGGGCCAATGAGTTAGAACTGCTCCCACTGGATCCCGATGGTATTCGAGGGTTTTATCGACTGCCAAAGCCCGACCCTGGTGATCTCTTCTTTGATATGGAGGGTGATCCGCTTGAATTAAACGGCCTGGAATACCTTTTCGGGGTGTATTATCGCGATGGAGACGAGCCCAAGTTTCAGAAGTTTTGGGCCCACAATCGGGATGAAGAAAGAAAAGCGTTTGAAGCGTTCATGGATTTTGTGGCTCAGCGGTTAAAAAAATATCCATCCGCCCACATTTACCATTACGCCAGTTATGAAGAATCCGCCCTGAAACGGCTCATGTGTCTGCACGGGATAAGAGAAGCCCAGGTGGATGACCTGCTCCGCCGACGCAAACTCGTGGACCTTTACAAAGTAGTCAGGGAAAGCGTCCGTGTGTCAGAACCAAGGTACTCGATAAAAAATCTCGAAACGTTTTATGCGGAAAAGCGTTCAGGCGACGTCAAGAACGCTATGTCGAGCATCGTCTTCTATAATCGGTGGCTGCAAACAGGGGATAAAAAAATTCTCGACGAGATCGCCGAATACAACCATGAGGATTGCCGTTCCACTTATCTTCTCAGGGAATGGCTACTTACTTTTCGACCGTCAGATTTGCCATGGATGAATCAAACCCAGCCAGGGGACGATAAAAAGACCCGTTCAAAATCCGACCGTCAGATTAAACTGGAAGCAACACTCGAGTCATACCGAACTTACTTGCTTAAAGACCACACCATCAATCCAGAAGATAGGGTTTTTCGTGAACTGGTTTTCTATTTACTGGACTTTCATCGACGTTGCGAAAAGCCGGCGTGGTGGTCCATTTTTTCAAGGATGGAGATGGCGGATGAAGACCTGATCGACGACCCGGAGTGTATCGGAGGAATGACTCTGGCCAGGGGCCGAAAGAAATTAGACCCGAACGGTGGAGGGGTTGTTTATCAATATCCGGAGCAGGAGTTCAAACTTGGGGAAGGTGACAAGTGTGTGTGCGCCGGCGCCTTCAAGGAAGAATTCAGGATAGTTCGTATTGACGAAAATGAACGACTAGTCCAGGTAGAGTCCGATTCTGGAGAGGCGCCACCGGAAAGACTTTCCGTCTCAACAGGTGGCCCGATCAGGACCGGTTCATTGACCAAGGCTGTGTTCAGGTTTGCGGACAGCATAATTAGTGGGGACAAACGCTATGAGGCTCTTGAGTCCATCCTGAACAGATCGATACCGAGTATAACCCACCACTCTCCGGGGCAGCCTATTGTCGACCCTCAGGAGCCTGATCTCAAGGAAATTATTGAGGCTGTAGCCGGACTTCGTAAAAGCTATCTGTTCATTCAAGGCCCTCCGGGAACGGGCAAGACCTACACAGGGTCTCACATCATAGCTGAACTACTGCGCAGAGGATACAGAGTAGGGGTCTCTTCCAATAGTCACAAGGCGATAAACAATCTTTTGAAACACGTTGAGTTGCGAGCGGAAGAAATCGGTCTACAATTCGAAGGTCTTAAAAAATCTTCTGACAACAAAAGTTCGTGGTTCCAGGGCAAATTCATAGGAGATGTTACGAGCAACAAGGAAATCTATGAGTCCAAGGCTCATTTGGTGGCGGGAACGGCGTGGCTTTTCGCCGGCATGGATCAAAACCTGGATTTCCTATTCGTGGATGAAGCGGGCCAGGTCTCACTTGCAAACCTCGTAGCAATGGGCCTCTCAGCTAAAAATATTGTTCTCCTCGGTGATCAGATGCAACTTGGGCAGCCGATTCAGGGAACGCATCCTGGGAGGTCAGGTGAATCAACCCTGGAATATCTGCTCGACGGAGAGGCTACCATTAAACCAGACAGAGGGGTGTTTCTGGATGTCACGTGGCGAATGCGTCAGGACGTTTGTCAGTTTATTTCAGAAGCGGTTTATGACTCCAGATTGAAGCCTGAAGAACACAATCAGAACCAGCGCCTTCTATTGAATTCGCAAGCTCATGAGTGTCTCAAGCCATCGGGAGTAAGTTTCGTTCCGATAGATCATGATGGCTGTTCCCAGAAAAGCCAGGAAGAGGGCGATCTGATCAAAGAGATGGTGGCCAGTCTAGTTCGCCAGTCGTATCGGGACCGGAACGGCAACGAACAGCCCATCACGCTTGAAAACATCATGGTGGTTGCGCCGTACAACATGCAGGTGAATCTGTTAAAGCGGGTATTGCCGAAAGGGGCAAGAGTTGGGACGGTGGACAAGTTTCAGGGACAGGAATCCGAGGTTGTCATAGTCTCGATGACTACATCAAGCGGTGAATATTTGCCTCGCCGCATCGAATTTCTTTATAGCAAGAACCGCCTGAATGTCGCCATTTCACGGGCAAGAACTCTGTCCATACTCGTGGTCAACCCGTTGTTGCTAAGCATCAGGTGCAACACGATAGAACAGATCCAGTTGGTAAATACTTTGTGTTGGGCCAGGAATTATTCTAATTCTGCTTCAGAAGTCTGTTGTGTAAAGAAATAA
- a CDS encoding SPFH domain-containing protein produces the protein MKLLVSAFIGLLMVSLAGCVPHTTGATEVGVRTHKLAFFGENGVEDRVYPPGATYFFLPFVNDWNVFDTKLQNLEMTYSKTRGDRKTQDDLVFKTVDGNDISLDVVIAYRIDANKAPYILQYVASDDSTLRDKIVRTVARSKPRDIFGELKTESFYVAEARETQSNKAKEALQQILGPMGIVVEKVMTNDYRFNPEYTKAIEDKKVADQQVEKNKSAQHAAREQYKRKLEEARGEVNKMVADADGQYQKDKIRVDVYQEKQQLIAKAIKAEGIAESKGIQEMNNALAGPGGEAIVKLRIAEAIQGKRIMLLPVSEGGMNLKTTDINRLIETLGMKSLSGKQ, from the coding sequence ATGAAGCTCCTTGTATCGGCGTTTATAGGGTTGCTCATGGTTTCCCTGGCCGGCTGTGTTCCCCATACTACCGGGGCGACGGAGGTTGGTGTCCGAACCCACAAACTGGCTTTTTTCGGCGAAAATGGGGTTGAGGATCGGGTCTACCCTCCAGGCGCCACGTACTTCTTCCTGCCGTTTGTCAATGACTGGAATGTTTTTGACACTAAGCTGCAGAACCTGGAGATGACGTATTCCAAAACCAGGGGTGACCGTAAAACTCAGGACGATCTCGTGTTCAAAACCGTAGACGGCAATGACATAAGTCTTGATGTTGTCATAGCCTATCGCATCGATGCGAACAAAGCTCCCTATATTCTTCAGTATGTGGCGAGCGACGATTCAACCTTGCGGGATAAAATTGTTCGAACTGTCGCCAGGAGCAAACCTCGGGACATTTTTGGCGAGCTGAAGACAGAGTCTTTCTACGTGGCCGAAGCCCGGGAGACTCAGTCCAACAAGGCCAAGGAAGCGCTTCAGCAAATCCTGGGGCCCATGGGCATCGTCGTGGAAAAAGTAATGACGAATGACTATCGTTTCAACCCCGAATATACAAAGGCCATTGAGGACAAAAAAGTGGCTGATCAGCAGGTCGAGAAAAACAAATCCGCTCAGCACGCCGCCCGTGAACAATATAAGCGTAAACTCGAGGAGGCCCGGGGAGAAGTCAACAAGATGGTTGCCGACGCCGATGGCCAATACCAAAAGGACAAAATTAGAGTGGATGTTTACCAGGAAAAGCAGCAGCTTATTGCAAAGGCCATCAAGGCGGAAGGCATTGCCGAATCGAAGGGGATCCAGGAAATGAACAACGCTCTCGCCGGTCCGGGCGGTGAAGCGATTGTAAAGCTGAGAATCGCAGAGGCGATTCAGGGAAAGCGTATTATGCTGCTTCCGGTGTCAGAGGGAGGGATGAATCTTAAGACAACCGATATTAATCGGCTGATCGAAACTTTAGGCATGAAGTCGCTCTCCGGTAAGCAATGA